From Mumia sp. ZJ1417:
AGGGCTGACCGTGCTCACGATCGCCAACCTCACCACCACGTACGGGCCGGTCCGTGCTCTCGACGCCGTCGACATGACGGTCGAGACCGGACGCATCACGGCGGTGCTCGGCGCCAACGGTGCCGGCAAGACCTCGCTGCTGCGGACCGTGTCCGGGCTCGTCCGCCCGACGTCGGGAACGATCACGCTCGACGGCACCGACATCACCGGCGCGCCCGTCGAGTCGATGGTGCACCGCGGGATGGCCCACGTCCCCGAGGGCCGCGGCGTCATCGCCGAGCTCACCGTGGAGGAGAACCTTCGCCTCGGCGCCCGCGGCGCAGCCAAACGTCCGGACGACGTGCCGGCTCCGGTCCGCTCGCTCGACGACGCCTATCAGCTGTTCCCCGTGCTCGGCGACCGCCGCAGCGCGCAGGCGCACACGCTGTCCGGCGGCGAGCGTCAGATGCTCGTCATCGCACGTGCCCTGCTGTCGCGGCCGACGCTACTGCTCCTCGACGAGCCCTCGCTGGGTCTCGCTCCGCGGATCGTGGCGCAGATCTTCGATCTGATCCGCCGCCTGGTCGCCGACTCCGGCCTCACGGTGCTCCTCGTCGAGCAGAACGCCCGCAGCGCCCTGTCCATCGCGCACACCGGTGTCGTGCTCAACCTCGGCAAGGTCGTCGTGACCGAGTCCGCCGAGGTCCTGCGCAACGACGCCGCGCTCCGTCACTCATACCTCGGGTTCTGAGGAGGAGACCATGACCGACGACATCCAAAAGCTCGTCAACGTCCTGCTCAACGGACTCACCCAGGGCATCGTGATCGCCGCGTTCGCGCTCGCCCTCGTGCTGATCTTCCGGTCGACCCGGATCATCAACTTCGCTCAGGGCTCGCAGGCGATGTTCACCACCTACATCGCCCTGGCGCTGCTCAACCAGGACTTCCCCTACTGGGCTGCATTCGCGGGCGCGCTCGCCGCCGGCTTCGTGATCGGCGCCCTGCTCGAGCGGGTCGTCATCCGACCGCTCGAGGACGGCATGGAGCTCAACATCGTCATCGCGACCCTCGGTCTGTACGTGGCGATCCAGGCGCTGGCCGCGATCCTGTTCGGGTCCGACTACCAGTCGTTCCCGTCGCCCTTCGGCATGGCCGGGTTCCAGGCCGGCGACCTCAACCTCGCGCTCACGCCGACCAGCATCTTCGTCGTCTGCACGGTCGGTGTCGTCGTCGTCGGACTCACGCTGCTGTTCCAGAAGACGCAGCTCGGGCTCACGATGCGCGCGGCGGCCTTCGACGGCGAGGTCTCACGCATCCTCGGGATCAAGGTCTCGCACCTGCTCACCTTCGGGTGGGCGCTGGCCGGTCTCGTCGGGTCGGTCGCCGGGATCCTCGTGGCGACGGGCACCTTCATCTATCCGAGCTACATGGAGACGTTGATCGCGTTCGGGTTCATCGCCGCGGTCATCGGCGGGCTCGACAGCCCGGTCGGCGCCGTCGTCGGTGGCCTCCTGCTCGGCGTGGTCAACTCCGTCGTCTCCGGGTACGTGGCCTCCGGACTCGTCACGATGGCCGCGTTCGTCCTCTTGATCGTCGTCCTGCTGCTCAAGCCCGGGGGTCTCTTCTCCAGCACGAAGGCCAGGAGGGTCTGATGACGACCGATGCCGCCACGAGGCCCGCAAAGCGCCTGCTCGATCTCAACCTCACGCGCAGCCTGCTGATCAGCGTCGCCGTCCTGCTCCTCGGCGTTCTCCTGCTGGAGTCCACCGACCGCTACACCAACACCCAGCTCTCCTCGCTCGCCTACTACGCCATCGCGGCGATCGGCCTGACCGCTCTCACAGGGCTCAACGGTCAGATCTCGCTCGGCCACGGGGCGCTGATGGCCGTCGGCGCCTACACGACGGCGCTGATGCTCGACACCGAGACTCCGCTGCCGTTCCCCGTCGTCGCGCTGGCCGCGGTCGTCGTGACGTCGCTCGTCGGGTTCGTCGTCGGCATCGGCGCGGCACGTCTCCACGGGCCGTACCTCGCCGGTGCCACGCTCGCGCTGGCCGTCGCGCTGCCGAGCGTCGCGCTCTACTTCAAGGGCACCTTCAACGGGGAGGTCGGACTCACCGTCGTCCAGCCACGGCCGCCGGAGTGGTTCGTGTCGTTCATCGACGCGGTGTCGGGCGAGTTCGTGACGTCGACGAAGTACGTCGCCTACCTCGGCCTGTTCTGCTTGGTCGTCGCCCTCTTCTTCGCGCTCAACCTGCGCCGTTCCAAGATCGGGCGCCACTGGCGCGCGGTCCGCGACCAGGAGGTCGCGGCGGAGATCGCCGGCATCAACCTCGGCCGTACCCGCGTGCAGGCGTTCGTCATCAGCGCCGCGTACGCCGGGCTGGCCGGCGCCGTCATGGCGATCGTTGCGCG
This genomic window contains:
- a CDS encoding branched-chain amino acid ABC transporter permease codes for the protein MTTDAATRPAKRLLDLNLTRSLLISVAVLLLGVLLLESTDRYTNTQLSSLAYYAIAAIGLTALTGLNGQISLGHGALMAVGAYTTALMLDTETPLPFPVVALAAVVVTSLVGFVVGIGAARLHGPYLAGATLALAVALPSVALYFKGTFNGEVGLTVVQPRPPEWFVSFIDAVSGEFVTSTKYVAYLGLFCLVVALFFALNLRRSKIGRHWRAVRDQEVAAEIAGINLGRTRVQAFVISAAYAGLAGAVMAIVARLAAPGSFSIVLSLSLLTAAVIGGLGSITGAFIGAAVLVFLPPWVTSMSTGPGGLSDTQAAQMSPLIYGIVLVLVMLLAPGGVMGTLSTAWRRARLRRLHPATPTQKG
- a CDS encoding ABC transporter ATP-binding protein encodes the protein MLTIANLTTTYGPVRALDAVDMTVETGRITAVLGANGAGKTSLLRTVSGLVRPTSGTITLDGTDITGAPVESMVHRGMAHVPEGRGVIAELTVEENLRLGARGAAKRPDDVPAPVRSLDDAYQLFPVLGDRRSAQAHTLSGGERQMLVIARALLSRPTLLLLDEPSLGLAPRIVAQIFDLIRRLVADSGLTVLLVEQNARSALSIAHTGVVLNLGKVVVTESAEVLRNDAALRHSYLGF
- a CDS encoding branched-chain amino acid ABC transporter permease translates to MTDDIQKLVNVLLNGLTQGIVIAAFALALVLIFRSTRIINFAQGSQAMFTTYIALALLNQDFPYWAAFAGALAAGFVIGALLERVVIRPLEDGMELNIVIATLGLYVAIQALAAILFGSDYQSFPSPFGMAGFQAGDLNLALTPTSIFVVCTVGVVVVGLTLLFQKTQLGLTMRAAAFDGEVSRILGIKVSHLLTFGWALAGLVGSVAGILVATGTFIYPSYMETLIAFGFIAAVIGGLDSPVGAVVGGLLLGVVNSVVSGYVASGLVTMAAFVLLIVVLLLKPGGLFSSTKARRV